Proteins from one Candidatus Zixiibacteriota bacterium genomic window:
- a CDS encoding tetratricopeptide repeat protein: MTCTAPLLMVFSVAAVLAFAGVPPERSREAEALLKAALELQENGKPKEAISLYDRVIRANPRLADAYFNRGNAYYDLGQNQAAIRDYTEAIKLNPKDAEAYFNRGNAYRRIKRHDRAYEDYSAAIKLNPDDGKPYVNRGSVSFAAGRYEAAAADFSEAVRANPQDPDAYYNRGNSLLALGRFADAIHDYTAALERDSGRADAYYNRGVAHARLGEHERAIADFDASLKLDPGSAAAFYNRGLSRAKLGQNEQAIEDYSEAIRLNPRDAEANYNRGIAYLRSGEYGRAARDFGEVIRLQPRNAEAYVYRGIARLYQKQTREADADFRRAFQLDPPLKKKLQPIIDDARKAAEGKSGR; encoded by the coding sequence ATGACCTGCACGGCACCTCTCCTGATGGTCTTCTCGGTCGCCGCCGTGCTCGCCTTCGCCGGCGTGCCGCCGGAGCGCTCCCGGGAGGCCGAAGCGCTGCTCAAGGCGGCACTCGAGCTTCAGGAAAACGGGAAGCCGAAAGAGGCGATCTCCCTCTACGACAGAGTCATCCGGGCCAACCCGAGGCTCGCCGATGCCTATTTCAATCGCGGGAACGCCTATTACGATCTCGGGCAAAACCAGGCGGCGATCCGCGACTACACGGAAGCCATCAAGCTGAACCCGAAGGACGCCGAAGCGTACTTCAACCGCGGCAACGCCTACCGGCGGATCAAGCGGCACGATCGCGCGTACGAGGACTACAGCGCCGCCATCAAGCTGAACCCGGACGACGGCAAGCCTTACGTCAACCGCGGCAGCGTGAGCTTCGCCGCCGGGCGATACGAGGCCGCGGCGGCCGATTTTTCCGAGGCGGTCCGCGCCAACCCGCAGGATCCCGACGCCTACTACAATCGCGGCAACAGCCTGCTCGCGCTCGGCCGCTTTGCGGACGCGATTCACGACTATACCGCCGCCCTCGAGCGGGACTCCGGCCGCGCCGACGCCTATTACAACCGCGGCGTCGCGCACGCCCGGCTCGGCGAGCACGAGCGGGCGATCGCCGATTTCGACGCGAGCCTCAAGCTCGATCCGGGCTCGGCAGCCGCCTTCTACAACCGGGGCCTTTCGCGAGCGAAGCTCGGGCAAAACGAGCAGGCGATCGAGGATTACAGCGAAGCGATTCGCCTGAACCCGCGGGACGCCGAAGCGAACTACAACCGCGGGATCGCCTACCTGCGATCGGGAGAATACGGCCGCGCCGCCCGCGACTTCGGCGAGGTCATCCGGCTGCAACCGCGCAACGCGGAAGCTTACGTCTATCGCGGCATCGCGCGGCTCTACCAGAAGCAAACCCGGGAAGCCGACGCCGACTTCCGCAGGGCCTTCCAGCTCGATCCGCCGCTGAAAAAGAAGCTTCAGCCCATCATCGACGACGCCAGAAAAGCGGCCGAGGGAAAAAGCGGAAGGTGA
- a CDS encoding tetratricopeptide repeat protein — translation MRLRTDLLALLLLVAAAAPLAAGEAERAYDRGLRLQRAGRLKEAIAAYEQAIKADPRAVAPYVGRGTANAALGRHETAIKDYDQAIRLDPKLPDAYFNRGNAYDELRQYERAIRDYDQAIRLDPKLAAAHVNRGLAYYKLGRLDRAIESYDEAIRINPRLADAYFNRGNAHYVEKRYEAALRDYEQVVKLNPKYPRIYVQRGNAWIGLGRFDRAVQEFDRAEKSEPKNAELYHQRALAHRRLGKHEQAVRDYTEAIKLEPKNAEAYNNRANAYSLLGKFDQALRDYETAIKLEPKNGRIYANRGMVRLRQGKTEEGMQDLKRAVELDPALKEPIEAATGQARSPGVK, via the coding sequence ATGCGACTGCGAACGGATCTCCTTGCTCTCCTTCTGCTTGTCGCGGCCGCGGCGCCGCTCGCTGCCGGCGAAGCCGAGCGCGCTTACGACCGCGGCCTGCGCCTCCAGCGCGCGGGGCGGCTCAAGGAAGCGATCGCCGCGTACGAGCAGGCGATCAAGGCCGACCCCCGCGCCGTGGCCCCTTACGTCGGCAGAGGAACGGCGAACGCGGCGCTCGGCAGGCACGAAACCGCCATCAAGGACTACGATCAGGCGATCAGGCTCGACCCCAAGCTCCCGGACGCCTACTTCAACCGCGGCAACGCCTACGACGAGCTGCGCCAGTACGAGCGCGCCATCCGCGACTACGACCAGGCGATCAGGCTCGACCCCAAGCTCGCCGCGGCGCACGTCAATCGAGGGCTCGCGTACTACAAGCTCGGCCGCCTCGACCGGGCAATCGAGAGCTACGACGAGGCGATCAGGATCAACCCCAGGCTCGCGGACGCCTACTTCAACCGCGGCAACGCCCACTACGTGGAAAAACGCTACGAGGCGGCGCTCCGCGATTACGAGCAGGTGGTCAAGCTGAACCCGAAATACCCGCGCATCTACGTGCAGCGCGGTAACGCGTGGATCGGCCTGGGGCGGTTCGACCGGGCTGTGCAGGAATTCGACCGGGCGGAGAAGTCGGAGCCGAAGAACGCGGAGCTCTATCATCAGAGGGCGCTGGCCCATCGCCGCCTGGGAAAGCACGAGCAAGCCGTGCGCGACTACACCGAGGCGATCAAGCTCGAGCCCAAGAACGCCGAGGCGTACAACAACCGGGCGAATGCCTATTCGCTGCTCGGCAAGTTCGATCAGGCGCTCAGGGACTACGAAACGGCGATCAAGCTGGAGCCGAAGAACGGCCGCATTTACGCCAATCGGGGGATGGTCAGGCTTCGCCAGGGGAAGACCGAGGAGGGCATGCAGGATCTCAAGCGGGCCGTCGAGCTGGACCCGGCCTTGAAGGAGCCGATCGAAGCCGCCACCGGGCAGGCGAGATCGCCCGGCGTGAAATGA